A genome region from Bradyrhizobium commune includes the following:
- a CDS encoding general secretion pathway protein GspK, protein MSGATHDRAALDDRRGFAAFGDGRGFIVVVVLWMLAALAALALIYLTYVTNTAVTVAVNADRLQADALMNAGLELTAYRLTAQNEATRPTSGTFNARVGAGRVSVTFRSEAARIDLNMAPKPILAGLMMALGVSETDAPTYADRIMAWRSSTEAGQDNPEDSYYRTLGAPYLPRHAPFPHSDELWLVRGIPPAVIERVLPYVTVFSNMRTVNVLDAAPQVVAALPGMTPETLQRLLRDRADPNVDPRSLVGLAGSASATTEGAKTYRLTIAAESPAHRASAAEIVILLLDSGDEPYRVLSWHNAFDGSAGKPL, encoded by the coding sequence TTGAGCGGAGCGACGCACGACCGGGCGGCGCTTGACGATCGCCGCGGCTTCGCCGCTTTTGGCGATGGCCGCGGCTTCATCGTTGTCGTGGTGCTCTGGATGCTGGCTGCACTCGCCGCGCTCGCACTGATCTACCTGACCTATGTCACCAACACCGCCGTCACCGTTGCCGTCAACGCCGACCGGTTGCAGGCCGACGCGCTGATGAACGCCGGCCTCGAGCTCACGGCCTACCGGCTGACCGCGCAGAACGAGGCGACACGCCCGACCAGCGGCACCTTCAACGCCCGCGTCGGAGCGGGCCGGGTGAGTGTGACGTTCCGCTCGGAGGCCGCACGCATCGATCTCAACATGGCACCGAAGCCAATTCTCGCGGGCCTGATGATGGCGCTCGGCGTCTCCGAGACGGATGCGCCGACCTATGCCGACCGGATCATGGCGTGGCGGTCATCGACCGAGGCGGGCCAGGACAATCCCGAGGATTCGTACTACCGTACGCTCGGCGCGCCCTATCTGCCGCGCCACGCGCCGTTCCCGCACAGCGACGAGCTGTGGCTCGTGCGCGGCATTCCACCGGCCGTGATCGAGCGCGTGCTGCCCTACGTCACCGTGTTCAGCAACATGCGCACGGTGAACGTGCTGGACGCCGCGCCGCAAGTGGTGGCGGCGTTGCCCGGCATGACGCCGGAGACCCTGCAACGGCTGCTGCGCGACCGCGCCGATCCCAACGTCGACCCGCGATCCCTGGTCGGGCTCGCCGGCAGCGCCAGCGCGACGACCGAGGGCGCGAAGACCTACCGCCTGACGATCGCCGCGGAATCGCCGGCACACCGCGCGAGCGCGGCCGAGATCGTCATCCTGCTTCTCGACAGCGGCGATGAGCCCTATCGTGTATTGTCGTGGCACAACGCCTTCGACGGCTCCGCCGGAAAGCCTCTGTAA
- a CDS encoding PilN domain-containing protein, producing MSSLSSLRAILDAWTGTVAGSVVAGLERMVSPRLVRLVEDDKGIFALETAKPENSLKTIAFEDGKFAAAGLAQIVRGSRVEIVLRPARFLFRPLELPARAADFLDGIVRAQIDRLTPWSAAEAVFGCSVPVAQGSEGITTLIAAAPRRLAMGCVEAVSPYHPSAIAIVTEAAEGGRIKVFEQRSRGAVDPARLSRTLQMVLGVAAIVAVAGSIAAGYLADSLSAQESELERQITQRRAAIRGSDGGERSPLALLERRKYDTPASVIVLESLSRVLPDHTYVTELHLAGDKLQIAGITRDAPSLIPLIEQSQHFARATFYAPTTRAASDPGERFHIEAQIEPRNAP from the coding sequence ATGAGCTCGCTCAGTTCCCTTCGCGCCATTCTCGATGCCTGGACCGGTACGGTGGCAGGCTCCGTTGTCGCCGGGCTTGAGCGGATGGTGTCGCCGCGCCTGGTGCGGCTGGTCGAGGATGACAAGGGCATATTCGCACTGGAGACTGCGAAGCCGGAGAACAGCCTCAAGACCATCGCGTTCGAGGACGGCAAGTTCGCTGCCGCCGGTCTCGCCCAGATCGTTCGCGGCAGCCGCGTCGAGATTGTGCTACGGCCGGCGCGCTTCCTGTTTCGCCCGCTGGAGCTGCCGGCGCGAGCGGCCGATTTCCTCGACGGCATCGTGCGGGCGCAGATCGATCGGCTGACGCCCTGGAGCGCCGCTGAGGCCGTGTTCGGTTGCAGCGTGCCAGTGGCCCAAGGCAGCGAGGGCATCACCACGCTGATCGCAGCGGCCCCGCGCAGGCTGGCCATGGGTTGTGTCGAGGCGGTGTCCCCCTATCATCCGTCCGCGATCGCGATCGTGACGGAGGCTGCCGAGGGCGGGCGCATCAAGGTGTTCGAGCAGAGGTCGCGCGGTGCGGTCGATCCGGCCCGGTTGAGCCGGACGCTGCAGATGGTGCTGGGCGTTGCCGCAATCGTCGCCGTAGCCGGATCGATCGCCGCCGGCTATCTCGCCGACAGCCTCAGCGCGCAGGAGAGCGAGCTCGAGCGCCAGATCACCCAGCGCCGCGCCGCGATCCGCGGCAGCGATGGCGGCGAGCGCTCGCCGCTCGCGCTGCTGGAGCGGCGCAAATACGACACGCCGGCGAGCGTGATCGTGCTGGAATCGCTGAGCCGCGTTCTGCCGGACCACACTTATGTCACCGAGCTGCACCTGGCCGGCGACAAGCTCCAGATCGCCGGCATCACGCGCGATGCGCCTTCGCTGATCCCGCTGATCGAGCAGTCCCAGCATTTTGCCCGCGCGACCTTCTATGCCCCGACCACGCGCGCCGCGTCGGATCCCGGCGAGCGCTTCCACATCGAGGCGCAGATCGAGCCGAGGAACGCGCCATGA
- the gspG gene encoding type II secretion system major pseudopilin GspG, which translates to MIKHPSSRRGRRRAGRGEAGFTLVEMLVVITIIGMIMALVGPRVLNYLSESKAKAAKIQIESFSSALDLYYLDLGRYPTSNEGLVGLTRSNNQAGWNGPYLRGGVVPNDPWGHVYVYRSPGASSPYDIISLGSDGQEGGSGTAADIVSGAR; encoded by the coding sequence ATGATCAAACATCCATCGTCAAGGCGCGGTCGCCGGCGCGCTGGCCGAGGGGAGGCCGGCTTCACCCTGGTCGAGATGCTCGTCGTCATCACCATCATCGGGATGATCATGGCGCTGGTCGGCCCGCGGGTGCTGAACTATCTCAGCGAGTCCAAGGCCAAGGCGGCCAAGATCCAGATCGAAAGCTTTTCCAGTGCGCTCGATCTCTACTACCTCGATCTCGGCCGCTATCCGACGTCGAATGAAGGCCTCGTCGGGCTGACGCGCAGCAACAATCAGGCCGGCTGGAACGGGCCTTATCTACGCGGTGGCGTGGTGCCCAACGATCCCTGGGGCCATGTCTATGTCTATCGCTCGCCGGGCGCGAGCTCACCCTACGACATCATCTCCCTCGGATCGGACGGTCAGGAAGGCGGCAGTGGAACGGCAGCCGACATTGTCAGCGGTGCGCGCTGA
- the gspM gene encoding type II secretion system protein GspM, with protein sequence MSAPGIASGNAVARALHGSPLIAVTLYLAVTGGLLLMAGLSIADVIAHRQALAQTSDLLDQLRGRKGAAKNAAAALAEHPGTPFLEGPTVTVAGANLLQRVAAAVGNVGGSVQSSQVDLTGAQVKDGFVGLVVSCELEQPALQKVLYDLEAGMPFLFVDQLDVQVPQTTALSDAGTGRIRVILGVSGQWQAGK encoded by the coding sequence ATGAGCGCGCCGGGCATCGCGAGCGGAAATGCAGTTGCGCGGGCGCTGCACGGCTCGCCGCTGATCGCGGTCACGCTCTATCTCGCGGTGACGGGCGGGCTGTTGCTGATGGCGGGCCTGTCGATCGCCGACGTCATCGCCCACCGCCAGGCGCTGGCACAGACCTCCGACCTGCTCGACCAGCTGCGCGGCCGCAAGGGAGCGGCCAAGAATGCCGCGGCAGCCCTGGCCGAGCATCCCGGCACGCCGTTCCTGGAAGGGCCGACCGTGACGGTCGCCGGCGCCAATCTGTTGCAGCGGGTCGCGGCCGCCGTCGGCAATGTCGGCGGCTCAGTGCAGTCCTCGCAGGTCGACCTAACAGGCGCGCAAGTGAAGGACGGCTTCGTCGGCCTCGTCGTCAGCTGCGAGCTGGAGCAGCCGGCGCTGCAGAAGGTTCTCTACGATCTCGAAGCCGGCATGCCGTTCCTGTTCGTCGATCAGCTCGACGTCCAGGTGCCGCAGACGACGGCTTTGAGCGATGCCGGCACCGGCCGCATCAGGGTGATCTTGGGCGTTTCCGGCCAGTGGCAGGCGGGGAAGTAG
- a CDS encoding prepilin-type N-terminal cleavage/methylation domain-containing protein, translating to MERQPTLSAVRAEPMRDAQGFERGFALIEILCVLAIIALLAAIILPAIPRSTTRAKLESYAVETATLLKADRNSALRRQVWVATQVDAEARSIRSGVTGQTIRLPRDVVVQATLASRCADRRTGRSIDFFPSGMSCGGVIALARPGMGYEVRVNWLTGGVEIVPQKLL from the coding sequence GTGGAACGGCAGCCGACATTGTCAGCGGTGCGCGCTGAGCCGATGCGGGATGCGCAAGGCTTTGAACGGGGCTTTGCGCTGATCGAGATCCTGTGCGTGCTTGCGATCATCGCGCTGCTCGCGGCCATCATCCTGCCCGCGATCCCGCGTTCGACGACGCGGGCGAAGCTGGAAAGCTACGCGGTCGAAACCGCGACGCTGCTGAAGGCGGACCGCAACTCGGCGCTGCGCCGGCAGGTGTGGGTGGCCACCCAGGTGGATGCTGAGGCGCGCTCGATCCGCTCCGGCGTTACCGGACAGACCATCCGCCTGCCGCGCGACGTCGTCGTGCAGGCGACGCTGGCCTCGCGCTGCGCCGATCGCCGCACGGGACGGTCGATCGATTTCTTTCCGTCGGGCATGTCGTGCGGCGGCGTGATCGCGCTGGCGCGGCCCGGCATGGGCTATGAGGTACGCGTCAACTGGCTGACCGGAGGCGTCGAGATTGTTCCGCAGAAGCTGCTCTGA
- a CDS encoding type IV pilus modification PilV family protein yields MFRRSCSDGAAGFTLIEALVALAIIAIVLGTIGSVIATTAKGTRSIDQRLVLAGTAETLLADLPPRAVLKPGRQSGELAGSRWRVDVAPMNVAGGNPATDRFVPLAVNLRLQRPDGSAIQITTVKLVPRPTQ; encoded by the coding sequence TTGTTCCGCAGAAGCTGCTCTGACGGCGCCGCCGGATTCACCCTGATCGAGGCGCTGGTCGCGCTTGCGATCATTGCCATCGTGCTCGGCACGATCGGCTCGGTCATCGCCACGACGGCGAAGGGCACGCGTTCGATCGACCAGCGCCTGGTACTGGCCGGCACGGCCGAGACGCTGCTCGCGGACTTGCCGCCGCGGGCGGTGCTCAAGCCCGGCCGGCAGAGCGGCGAGCTTGCAGGCAGCCGCTGGCGCGTCGATGTTGCGCCGATGAATGTGGCTGGCGGCAATCCCGCCACCGATCGCTTCGTGCCGCTGGCGGTCAATCTGCGCCTCCAGCGTCCCGACGGCAGTGCGATCCAGATCACGACGGTGAAGCTGGTGCCAAGACCCACCCAATGA
- a CDS encoding general secretion pathway protein GspJ, with amino-acid sequence MTSAMTRTMTRAMKRLHRALGPEAGFTLLEVLLATLLMTVILAALATVTAQWLPNWNRGIARVQRAERLATGLDRIVADLSVAEQMTVNGDAKAPLFDGAELSVTFLRTALGPSARPGLEYIRFIEKADAQGLALVRERAPFQPMATDGQIRFVDQVVLIRAPFRVSFAYAGPDRKWQPAWHGQAQLPDRIRITVRDGANGQVLAVSAAVVTHITAPAECARAKNPTTCLTAGTRPQQAQKEEQQL; translated from the coding sequence ATGACCAGCGCAATGACCCGCACGATGACCCGCGCCATGAAACGGCTGCACCGCGCGCTCGGCCCCGAGGCGGGCTTCACCCTGCTCGAAGTGCTGCTCGCCACGCTGCTGATGACGGTGATCCTGGCCGCGCTTGCGACCGTGACGGCGCAGTGGCTGCCGAACTGGAATCGCGGCATCGCGCGCGTGCAGCGCGCCGAACGTCTCGCCACCGGCCTCGACCGCATCGTTGCCGATCTGTCGGTCGCCGAGCAGATGACGGTGAACGGCGACGCCAAGGCGCCGCTGTTCGACGGCGCCGAATTGTCCGTGACCTTCCTGCGCACGGCGCTCGGCCCGAGCGCGCGTCCGGGCCTCGAATACATCCGCTTCATCGAGAAGGCCGACGCGCAGGGGCTCGCGCTGGTGCGCGAGCGCGCGCCGTTCCAGCCGATGGCGACAGACGGGCAGATCCGCTTCGTCGACCAGGTCGTGCTGATCCGCGCGCCGTTCCGCGTGAGCTTCGCCTATGCCGGGCCTGATAGGAAATGGCAGCCCGCCTGGCACGGTCAGGCGCAACTGCCAGACCGCATCCGCATCACGGTGCGCGACGGCGCCAACGGCCAGGTGCTGGCGGTCTCGGCGGCCGTGGTGACGCACATCACCGCGCCGGCCGAATGCGCGCGCGCCAAGAATCCGACGACCTGCCTGACGGCGGGCACAAGGCCGCAACAGGCGCAGAAAGAGGAGCAGCAGCTTTGA
- a CDS encoding type II secretion system F family protein, whose product MPNYRYRALNANGELVSGAIAAAAPGDVAQRIERLGLVLVDNVSPEEGGVARGALSLFNRPKAEDVTILTRDLALLLRAGARINDGLELLAADPDFGRLRPVVADIRARVVSGESFAEALARHEGLFPPMYIALVRVGEASGSLDQVLEVLAGERARGEALKRRLTDAIRYPVFVLGAAGCVLLFFLTFVLPQFASVLQDFGAKVDPIVGVFLNISTFLRGNSDAVLASLAIAVAATWLLLRQERVRRGITNMITRLPAIRSVMGQYRTALFCRNLGLLLGSGVNLTTTLRILIDMMATTGPSAVWSDAADRVRHGSKLSDALAETNALPAMAVRMLRLGDETGQLPMLSGRVAEFYESKLQRTLDRAVGIAGPAAIIAISLVVGGLITSVMTALMSVSQIVG is encoded by the coding sequence ATGCCGAACTATCGCTACCGCGCGCTCAATGCCAACGGCGAACTGGTCTCCGGGGCCATCGCCGCGGCCGCGCCAGGCGACGTGGCCCAGCGGATCGAGCGGCTCGGCCTGGTGCTGGTCGACAATGTCTCGCCGGAGGAGGGGGGCGTCGCGCGTGGCGCGCTCAGCCTGTTCAACAGGCCGAAGGCCGAAGACGTCACCATCCTCACCCGCGACCTCGCGCTGCTGCTGCGCGCCGGCGCCCGCATCAACGACGGCCTGGAGCTGCTTGCGGCCGATCCCGATTTCGGGAGGCTGCGGCCGGTCGTTGCCGACATCCGCGCGCGCGTCGTCTCCGGCGAGAGCTTTGCCGAGGCGTTAGCGCGGCATGAGGGGTTGTTTCCGCCGATGTACATTGCGCTGGTGCGGGTCGGCGAAGCCTCCGGCTCGCTGGACCAGGTGCTGGAGGTGCTGGCTGGCGAACGCGCGCGTGGCGAGGCGCTGAAGCGCCGGCTGACGGATGCGATCCGCTACCCCGTGTTCGTTCTCGGCGCCGCCGGCTGCGTGCTCTTGTTCTTCCTGACGTTCGTGCTGCCGCAATTTGCCAGCGTCTTGCAGGATTTCGGCGCCAAGGTCGATCCGATCGTCGGCGTGTTCCTCAACATCTCGACCTTCTTGCGTGGCAATTCCGATGCGGTGCTCGCCTCCCTTGCCATCGCGGTTGCCGCAACCTGGCTCTTGTTGCGTCAGGAGCGCGTCCGCCGCGGCATCACCAATATGATCACACGGCTGCCGGCGATCCGTAGCGTGATGGGCCAGTACCGCACGGCGCTGTTCTGCCGCAATCTCGGCCTGCTGCTCGGCAGCGGCGTCAACCTCACCACGACGCTGCGCATCCTGATCGACATGATGGCGACGACCGGGCCGTCCGCGGTGTGGAGCGATGCCGCCGACCGCGTTCGTCACGGCTCGAAATTGTCCGACGCGCTAGCAGAGACCAACGCATTGCCGGCGATGGCGGTCCGCATGCTTCGCCTCGGCGACGAGACCGGGCAGTTGCCGATGCTGTCGGGCCGTGTCGCCGAGTTCTATGAGAGCAAGCTGCAACGCACCCTCGACCGCGCGGTCGGCATTGCGGGGCCGGCGGCGATCATCGCGATCTCCCTGGTCGTCGGTGGCCTGATCACGTCGGTGATGACGGCGCTGATGTCGGTGAGCCAGATTGTCGGTTAG